A region of Candidatus Omnitrophota bacterium DNA encodes the following proteins:
- the shc gene encoding squalene--hopene cyclase: MNERLSNAIKGAQEYLLSKQAADGHFHSNFHMDLGLEADTIFLLRFLGIRDDALEEKLVNFILAARLENGGWPVYPGGPPELNATIKNYMALKLKGFEEGNQLMARDRRIILGLGGIEKSNSYNRFYLAMFGLGNWDAAPAIPPELILLPDWSPVNIYDFSAWTRTIVVPLSVIWAFRPVRPLVKNFSIDELYTAGRRMKDCGIRWDRRVISWKNLFLLLDATIKTLYKLKLAFLKGAAVKKAGQWMIERFDKSDGLCAIYPAMINSVMALSCLGYKADDPLLRSNLEEVLKLAIDNGKETEMQPCVSPVWDTALCAYALGISGFPKGDDAMRKAGRWLLSKQVNETGDWKKKSGDAAPGGWYFQFRNEFYPDIDDTAQVLLGLTQIDMGPEEPQKKAGSARGLDWMLKMQSRDGGFSSYDKDNNKSFLNKVPFSDHNAMLDPTCADITGRVCELLARLGFDAKRAPLKDAIGFLKKDRIADGTWYGRWGVNYIYGTFLAARGLSFSAGGSSKEELAAAAKWIYGVQNDDGGWGESAATYEDPFKKGKGPSTPSQTAWALFILFADGDYESAAVERGIEHLIGSQEANGNWKEADFTGTGFPRVCYLRYELYSAYFPLIALSEYAANRGKIKV; this comes from the coding sequence ATGAACGAGAGACTTTCAAACGCGATAAAGGGCGCTCAGGAGTATCTCTTGAGCAAACAGGCTGCCGACGGCCATTTCCATTCGAATTTCCACATGGACCTGGGCCTGGAGGCGGATACTATCTTCCTTCTGCGGTTCCTGGGTATAAGGGACGACGCGTTGGAAGAGAAACTGGTGAATTTTATTTTAGCCGCGCGCCTTGAGAACGGGGGATGGCCCGTCTATCCGGGAGGTCCGCCGGAACTCAACGCCACCATTAAGAATTACATGGCGCTGAAGCTTAAAGGATTTGAGGAAGGTAACCAGCTGATGGCGCGGGACCGCCGGATAATATTGGGCCTTGGCGGCATCGAAAAGTCCAACAGCTATAACAGGTTCTATCTGGCCATGTTCGGCCTCGGGAATTGGGACGCGGCGCCGGCTATACCGCCGGAACTTATCCTGCTCCCGGACTGGTCCCCTGTGAATATTTACGATTTCAGCGCGTGGACGAGGACGATCGTCGTGCCGCTTTCGGTGATCTGGGCTTTCAGGCCGGTGCGGCCCCTGGTGAAGAATTTCAGCATAGACGAGCTTTACACGGCCGGACGCAGGATGAAGGATTGCGGCATACGGTGGGACAGGCGGGTGATAAGCTGGAAGAATCTTTTCCTATTGCTGGATGCGACGATAAAAACCTTATATAAATTAAAATTAGCGTTCTTGAAGGGCGCGGCAGTGAAGAAAGCCGGGCAATGGATGATAGAGAGGTTTGACAAGAGCGACGGCCTGTGCGCCATCTATCCTGCCATGATAAATTCCGTAATGGCCCTGAGCTGTCTCGGCTATAAGGCCGATGATCCGCTCCTGAGATCGAATCTTGAAGAGGTCTTGAAATTAGCGATAGATAACGGCAAGGAGACGGAGATGCAGCCCTGCGTCTCGCCGGTCTGGGATACGGCGCTTTGCGCATATGCCCTCGGGATATCGGGTTTCCCGAAAGGGGATGATGCGATGCGTAAGGCCGGACGTTGGCTACTCTCGAAGCAGGTGAACGAGACCGGTGATTGGAAGAAAAAGTCCGGGGACGCCGCACCGGGCGGATGGTATTTCCAGTTCAGGAACGAATTTTACCCGGATATAGACGATACCGCGCAGGTATTGCTCGGGTTGACGCAGATAGATATGGGGCCGGAAGAGCCGCAGAAGAAAGCCGGATCCGCCCGAGGCCTTGACTGGATGCTGAAGATGCAGTCCCGCGACGGCGGGTTCAGCTCTTACGACAAGGATAACAATAAGAGTTTCCTGAATAAGGTGCCTTTTTCGGACCATAACGCGATGCTAGACCCCACGTGCGCGGATATAACCGGAAGGGTATGCGAGCTTTTGGCCCGGCTCGGTTTCGACGCTAAAAGAGCCCCCCTGAAGGACGCGATCGGATTTTTAAAAAAAGACAGGATAGCCGACGGCACGTGGTACGGTAGGTGGGGGGTAAATTATATATACGGCACGTTCCTGGCCGCACGAGGCCTTTCTTTCTCGGCGGGGGGATCGTCGAAGGAAGAATTGGCGGCCGCGGCGAAATGGATATACGGCGTCCAGAATGACGACGGAGGATGGGGAGAATCGGCGGCGACGTACGAGGACCCGTTCAAGAAAGGCAAGGGGCCCTCAACCCCTTCGCAGACGGCCTGGGCGCTTTTTATACTCTTTGCCGACGGTGATTACGAAAGCGCCGCAGTCGAACGCGGCATAGAGCATCTTATAGGGAGCCAGGAGGCGAACGGGAACTGGAAAGAGGCTGATTTTACGGGGACGGGTTTTCCGAGGGTCTGCTACCTGCGTTATGAACTTTATTCCGCGTATTTCCCGCTTATCGCCCTCTCGGAATATGCGGCCAACCGCGGAAAGATAAAGGTCTGA
- a CDS encoding DUF116 domain-containing protein — protein sequence MKETGKGKRLEDRLLGDEWADWQPGAKGGSPSDAPKSLFIFFSFLVLLLVLVGVWLFWYLALPRFESFGPEFTGIAGAAFGISAFLLAAWYLAQVSSAVLKVKLAPSFFVRRLSLRVLLSGTVRLAGIFGIARDKIGNSFVKFHNDLMYATRTGRSSKKILVLLPRCLSAEVRAKIKELSEKYQFTAYTAFGGDEARKAIKDHRPDAVIGVACERDLISGIQDTAPKMPVFGIPNKRPEGPCKNTSVDIKELEKIIRYCLNI from the coding sequence ATGAAAGAGACCGGGAAGGGAAAGAGGCTGGAAGACAGGCTTTTGGGCGACGAATGGGCGGATTGGCAGCCGGGCGCCAAGGGCGGAAGCCCAAGCGACGCCCCGAAATCGTTATTCATTTTTTTCTCTTTTTTGGTATTACTCCTTGTCTTAGTTGGAGTTTGGTTGTTTTGGTACCTCGCGTTGCCGCGTTTTGAAAGTTTTGGGCCGGAATTTACGGGTATAGCCGGCGCGGCATTTGGCATTTCCGCTTTTTTACTTGCGGCCTGGTACCTGGCGCAGGTCTCATCGGCGGTCTTGAAAGTCAAGCTCGCGCCGTCTTTTTTTGTCAGGCGCCTCTCGTTGCGCGTCTTACTCTCCGGAACGGTGAGGTTAGCCGGGATCTTCGGCATAGCGAGGGACAAGATAGGTAATTCCTTCGTCAAATTCCATAATGATCTCATGTATGCTACGCGGACGGGCAGGAGCTCAAAGAAGATACTCGTCCTCCTGCCTCGCTGCCTCTCCGCCGAGGTAAGGGCCAAAATAAAAGAACTCAGCGAAAAATACCAGTTTACCGCCTACACCGCTTTCGGCGGTGACGAGGCGAGGAAAGCCATTAAAGACCACAGGCCCGACGCGGTGATAGGCGTAGCGTGCGAGAGGGACCTCATCTCCGGCATACAGGACACCGCCCCGAAGATGCCGGTCTTCGGTATCCCGAACAAGCGCCCGGAAGGGCCTTGCAAAAACACTTCCGTAGACATAAAAGAACTTGAAAAAATAATCAGATACTGCCTTAACATATGA
- a CDS encoding LacI family DNA-binding transcriptional regulator, whose protein sequence is MSVKSLEELAQKLNISRRTISRVLKNDKNVAEETRERILKHLDKEKYFPNIHAASLASKKINVIGLVFPNDTFINTDFFAIDTIKGVARAANENNYQLMIFTQTKFDGDQCLQMYKSKLVGGLILVAISRDDTEKLEELRKQQVPVALLFAYSERADSFGCDNRKGGYVATKHLIDTGRKRIAFIHGHENWFDAEERFKGYKQALEEAGLQFRPEYVERGYFRYEDAEIVAKKFLLLDSPPDGIFAANDRMAIGAIKAIKGAGKRVPEDVAIVGFDNIPICELFDPPITTVDQPVVDIAYEAGSDLLNSINSPHRKSYTRFFDPKLIIRKSA, encoded by the coding sequence ATGAGCGTAAAATCACTGGAAGAACTAGCGCAAAAACTCAACATCTCGCGCCGGACCATCTCAAGGGTCCTTAAGAACGACAAGAACGTGGCCGAGGAGACTCGGGAGCGCATTTTAAAACATCTCGATAAAGAGAAGTATTTCCCGAATATCCACGCCGCGAGCCTCGCCTCAAAGAAGATAAACGTAATAGGCCTCGTATTCCCTAACGATACTTTCATAAATACCGATTTCTTCGCGATAGATACCATCAAGGGAGTGGCCCGCGCCGCCAACGAGAACAACTACCAGCTGATGATATTCACGCAGACCAAATTTGACGGCGACCAATGCCTCCAGATGTACAAGAGCAAGCTGGTTGGCGGCCTGATATTGGTGGCTATCTCGAGAGACGATACTGAAAAACTCGAAGAATTAAGGAAGCAGCAGGTCCCGGTAGCGCTGCTCTTCGCGTATTCCGAGAGGGCGGATTCTTTCGGCTGCGATAACAGGAAGGGCGGATACGTCGCCACGAAGCACCTCATAGATACCGGCAGGAAGAGGATAGCCTTCATCCACGGGCACGAGAACTGGTTCGATGCCGAGGAGAGGTTCAAGGGATATAAACAGGCGCTCGAAGAGGCCGGCCTCCAATTCAGGCCGGAATACGTGGAGCGCGGATATTTCAGGTACGAGGACGCCGAGATCGTCGCGAAAAAGTTCCTCTTGCTCGATTCCCCGCCCGACGGTATCTTTGCGGCGAACGACAGGATGGCTATCGGCGCGATAAAGGCCATAAAGGGCGCAGGAAAGAGGGTCCCGGAAGATGTCGCCATAGTCGGATTCGATAATATACCGATATGCGAACTCTTCGATCCCCCGATAACTACCGTCGACCAGCCCGTAGTCGATATCGCCTACGAAGCCGGCTCAGACCTGCTCAACTCCATAAACTCCCCCCACAGGAAATCCTATACGCGTTTCTTCGATCCCAAGCTCATCATCCGCAAATCCGCTTAA
- a CDS encoding PEP-CTERM sorting domain-containing protein has translation MKKLFFLGLVAGLVLVSSSNVYANLITNPGFESGETGWSFFSSGSAASHSIKTPGASGANYGENVINVQSGTTTPMYAGYYQAVPDAVPGAVQPGSLIYLNGLVKSSGVTAGARGQLQLEFYNDYTANSTTRIWGSDIVTTPVTSNQDWTSYQATGYVPSGAKMFQILTLEMGSLTGSTGTFGYDDINVDYAPVPEPASLLLLGSGLVGLFGVSKRKK, from the coding sequence GTGAAGAAATTATTCTTCCTCGGGTTAGTAGCAGGGTTGGTTCTGGTTTCATCTTCAAATGTTTACGCTAATCTTATAACCAATCCGGGTTTTGAGTCGGGAGAGACAGGCTGGTCGTTCTTCTCTTCGGGTTCCGCGGCATCGCATTCTATCAAGACACCTGGTGCGAGCGGCGCGAATTACGGCGAGAACGTTATAAACGTCCAGTCGGGCACTACCACTCCGATGTACGCCGGATATTACCAGGCCGTACCTGACGCCGTCCCCGGTGCAGTCCAGCCGGGCAGTCTGATCTACCTGAATGGTTTGGTCAAATCCTCGGGTGTGACTGCGGGTGCGCGCGGGCAATTGCAGCTTGAGTTCTACAACGACTATACCGCGAATTCCACTACCAGAATATGGGGTTCGGATATAGTGACTACACCTGTTACATCGAACCAGGATTGGACATCTTATCAGGCGACCGGGTATGTTCCGTCTGGCGCCAAGATGTTCCAGATTTTGACGCTGGAAATGGGTTCATTGACAGGATCTACCGGAACTTTCGGATATGACGACATCAACGTTGATTATGCTCCGGTTCCGGAACCGGCGAGCCTTCTTCTGCTCGGTTCGGGTTTGGTAGGTTTGTTCGGAGTTTCAAAAAGGAAAAAGTAA
- a CDS encoding carbohydrate binding domain-containing protein — translation MLRIFLVALIIAITVPLYAAETPLVGRNLLRNESFENRPGFKDETPLDWGSWNSDYNGISTTESRRGQQSVYINCPKQNDSTGIFFTNKKVKPGNRYKFTAHFLNYAPDPVSGNAFGQLHIEWRKTTKDKDNKDVVTELGRDYGPMFESGTPTMKWTAITMSAIAPVDADNCNFVVEFLNKENGSGRFYVDDVSAEEISKGMGVKRYILSESRPGAKAARPAERGGTEKTRTEEGAGQDEETGLSLMAADFNFGDMGPGGVWSKDPNDNTQGCTTAINSQVKHGDAGFSLQIDYDVDSPNPAMIGVWLKLQDLNLSQYGKLSLWVKGDGSTGFSKNIKLELKNSKGETGKYTLSGITKDWKRFAIPMKEFSDITNFSSVTEFVIRFDDAVNADKKSGRIYVDDLSFVR, via the coding sequence ATGCTGCGAATATTTTTAGTAGCGCTCATCATTGCGATCACGGTCCCGCTGTATGCCGCCGAAACCCCTCTGGTCGGGAGGAACCTCCTTAGGAACGAGAGTTTCGAGAACCGTCCCGGTTTCAAGGACGAGACGCCGCTCGATTGGGGCAGCTGGAATTCCGATTATAACGGGATCTCTACGACGGAAAGCAGGAGGGGGCAGCAGTCGGTATATATCAATTGCCCTAAACAGAATGATTCGACCGGCATCTTCTTTACCAATAAAAAAGTTAAACCGGGTAATAGGTATAAGTTTACCGCGCATTTCCTGAACTACGCGCCGGACCCGGTAAGCGGCAACGCCTTCGGCCAGCTGCATATAGAATGGCGCAAGACGACCAAGGATAAGGATAACAAGGATGTAGTGACGGAACTAGGCCGTGATTACGGGCCGATGTTCGAGTCCGGGACACCGACTATGAAGTGGACAGCCATTACCATGTCGGCCATAGCCCCGGTCGACGCCGATAACTGTAATTTCGTCGTGGAGTTCCTTAATAAAGAGAACGGCAGCGGAAGGTTCTACGTTGACGACGTATCGGCAGAGGAGATAAGCAAGGGTATGGGAGTCAAGAGATATATCCTTTCCGAGTCGCGCCCCGGCGCCAAGGCCGCCAGACCCGCGGAAAGAGGCGGAACGGAAAAAACTAGAACGGAAGAAGGCGCCGGCCAGGACGAGGAGACCGGGTTGTCATTGATGGCGGCCGATTTCAATTTCGGAGACATGGGCCCAGGCGGCGTTTGGTCAAAAGACCCTAACGACAATACCCAGGGCTGCACAACGGCCATTAACTCGCAGGTCAAGCACGGGGATGCGGGTTTCTCCCTTCAGATCGACTACGACGTAGATTCCCCGAATCCCGCCATGATCGGCGTTTGGCTGAAACTTCAGGATCTAAATCTTTCGCAATACGGCAAATTGAGCCTTTGGGTCAAAGGCGACGGCTCGACCGGATTTTCGAAGAACATCAAATTGGAACTAAAAAACTCCAAAGGGGAGACCGGGAAATATACCCTTTCCGGAATAACAAAGGATTGGAAAAGATTTGCGATACCGATGAAGGAATTCTCGGATATAACTAATTTTTCTTCTGTAACGGAATTTGTCATCCGGTTTGATGACGCAGTGAATGCCGATAAAAAGTCCGGAAGGATATACGTAGACGATCTGTCATTCGTGAGATAA
- a CDS encoding PAS domain S-box protein, which translates to MFVNLFVKNDKWVKDNKVAFALFDDFGVGVAVISPEMEILALNKVMKKWFPEVDVNKKPVCYTCFNNPPRNEKCSYCPTAKTLKDGKVHEAVTETPRFDRIVNFRVVSSPVKDKDGNIIAAIEVVEDVTEHKRLDEERANTEKKYRSLVEKLPAVTYIASLDKDSRTLFISPQIKDLLGFTPEEYYKSEAEIWLKQLYPEDRDKVIAELEKCHKSMSSFRVDYRMARKDGRVIWVTDEASVIKDESGKPLFLQGVMFDITKRKRTEEILKEIEKQQEALLDNIPDIAWLKDKESRFIAVNEPFSRACGVAPKDLVGKNDFDIWPRNLSESYRADDAEVIRTGRRKIIEEPMHNKDGKVQWIETIKTPIFNEKGEVIGTTGIARDITVRKKLEFQLKESEEKFRRIFESANDAIFIADLRTGEILDVNKAAENLIGRPRKELVGVNQTKLHPSEESESYKEKFYSMTSDAQEMKNSLNPSLEAEIFNSRGERVPVYISVSVFEIGGRKVAQGIFRDISELKRIEREKKEAEALALIDPHTQLYNYRYLQRRLHSEFELSKRRATPLSILMVDIDYFKSVNDTYGHEYGDTVLQEFAIVLQHASRGIDIVTRFEGEGFAIILPDTEEKGALAFADRIQRIMKKHRFGASKVKLRISIGICSYPEDGIATVDQLLTTADKCVRLAKEQGGDTISVSSQLRKKKTAPIPVDPDSQKRVNNITNKFVDLLRRNRLNTIEAVYALAHTVGAKNAYTEEHSEEMVKLSTEVGKKMNLTDQELDDLKHGAMLHDIGKLGVSEKILLKRGKLTKKEFEVIKKHPQIGADIIRPVHFLKDVVPIILHHHERYDGYGYGSKLKGDEIPIGARIIAVVDVYQALVSNRPYRKAYSKREALKIIREESGTHFDPKIVAIFMEIVTKEKKAKK; encoded by the coding sequence ATGTTCGTAAACCTCTTCGTAAAGAACGATAAATGGGTCAAGGATAATAAGGTCGCTTTCGCATTATTCGATGACTTTGGGGTGGGCGTCGCCGTAATAAGCCCGGAGATGGAGATCCTCGCCTTAAACAAAGTCATGAAGAAATGGTTCCCGGAAGTGGACGTAAACAAAAAGCCCGTCTGTTATACCTGTTTCAATAATCCGCCGCGCAACGAAAAGTGTTCATATTGTCCGACCGCAAAAACCCTAAAAGACGGAAAAGTCCATGAGGCCGTCACCGAGACACCCCGATTTGATAGAATAGTAAATTTCCGCGTGGTCTCCTCGCCGGTCAAGGACAAGGACGGCAACATAATCGCCGCGATCGAGGTCGTAGAGGATGTGACCGAACATAAACGTCTGGACGAAGAGAGGGCGAATACGGAAAAGAAATACCGTTCTCTTGTCGAAAAACTCCCGGCGGTCACTTACATCGCGTCCCTGGACAAGGACAGCAGGACGCTTTTTATCAGCCCCCAGATCAAGGACCTGCTGGGGTTCACCCCGGAAGAGTACTATAAGTCGGAGGCGGAGATATGGCTGAAACAGCTGTATCCGGAAGACCGCGACAAGGTCATTGCCGAGTTGGAGAAATGCCATAAGTCCATGTCGTCTTTCCGGGTGGATTACAGGATGGCGAGGAAGGACGGCCGCGTCATATGGGTCACCGATGAGGCGTCGGTAATAAAAGACGAATCCGGGAAGCCGCTCTTCCTCCAGGGTGTCATGTTCGATATCACAAAGAGGAAGCGGACCGAAGAAATACTTAAAGAGATAGAGAAGCAGCAGGAAGCCTTACTCGACAACATTCCCGACATCGCGTGGCTCAAAGATAAGGAGAGCAGGTTTATTGCGGTAAACGAGCCGTTTAGCAGGGCTTGCGGAGTAGCGCCCAAAGACCTCGTCGGTAAGAACGATTTTGATATCTGGCCCAGGAACCTCTCGGAGAGCTACAGGGCAGATGATGCCGAGGTCATAAGGACGGGGAGGAGAAAAATAATAGAAGAGCCGATGCACAATAAGGACGGGAAGGTGCAGTGGATAGAGACGATCAAGACCCCCATCTTTAACGAGAAAGGCGAGGTTATCGGCACAACCGGCATCGCGCGCGATATTACCGTGAGAAAAAAGCTCGAATTCCAGCTTAAGGAATCCGAGGAGAAGTTCCGGAGGATCTTCGAGTCAGCTAACGACGCGATATTTATCGCGGATCTGCGGACAGGCGAGATATTAGATGTAAACAAAGCGGCGGAGAACCTGATAGGCAGGCCCAGAAAGGAGCTCGTCGGAGTAAACCAGACCAAGCTTCATCCGTCGGAAGAAAGCGAGAGCTATAAGGAAAAATTTTACAGTATGACCAGCGATGCGCAGGAAATGAAAAACTCCCTTAATCCCTCCCTTGAGGCTGAGATATTCAATTCAAGGGGTGAAAGGGTGCCGGTCTATATAAGCGTCTCTGTCTTCGAGATCGGCGGGAGGAAAGTGGCCCAGGGGATATTCAGGGATATTTCGGAGCTCAAGAGGATAGAACGCGAGAAAAAAGAGGCTGAAGCCCTCGCCCTCATAGACCCGCATACCCAGCTTTATAATTACCGCTATCTCCAGAGGAGGTTGCATTCTGAATTTGAATTATCGAAACGCAGGGCCACGCCCCTTTCGATACTTATGGTGGACATAGATTATTTCAAATCCGTAAACGACACCTACGGGCATGAGTACGGAGATACGGTCCTGCAGGAGTTCGCTATAGTCCTGCAGCACGCCTCCCGGGGTATAGACATTGTCACAAGGTTTGAAGGCGAGGGGTTCGCGATCATCCTGCCCGATACGGAAGAGAAGGGCGCCTTGGCCTTTGCCGACAGAATACAGAGGATAATGAAGAAACACAGGTTCGGGGCAAGTAAAGTAAAACTCAGGATAAGCATAGGTATCTGCTCGTATCCCGAGGACGGCATCGCTACCGTTGACCAACTGCTTACGACTGCGGACAAGTGCGTACGTCTCGCAAAGGAACAGGGCGGGGACACGATAAGCGTGTCCAGCCAATTGCGTAAGAAGAAAACCGCGCCAATCCCCGTAGACCCCGATTCACAGAAGCGGGTAAATAATATCACGAATAAATTCGTAGACCTGTTGAGGCGCAACAGGCTGAACACGATAGAGGCGGTCTATGCCCTGGCTCACACGGTTGGCGCCAAGAATGCGTATACCGAGGAACATTCGGAAGAGATGGTGAAGTTATCTACGGAAGTCGGCAAAAAAATGAATCTTACCGACCAGGAGCTCGATGACCTCAAGCACGGCGCCATGCTCCACGACATCGGCAAGCTCGGCGTCAGCGAGAAGATCCTTCTCAAGCGCGGCAAGCTGACCAAGAAGGAATTCGAGGTGATAAAGAAGCATCCGCAGATCGGCGCGGACATAATCAGGCCCGTCCATTTCCTGAAGGATGTCGTTCCGATCATCCTGCACCACCACGAGAGATACGACGGATACGGCTACGGCTCCAAATTGAAGGGCGATGAGATACCGATCGGCGCCAGGATAATAGCGGTCGTGGATGTCTACCAGGCCCTGGTCTCCAACAGGCCTTACCGGAAGGCCTATTCAAAGAGGGAGGCCCTTAAGATAATAAGAGAGGAATCCGGGACGCATTTCGACCCGAAAATTGTGGCGATCTTCATGGAGATAGTGACGAAAGAGAAGAAGGCAAAAAAATGA